The Betta splendens chromosome 7, fBetSpl5.4, whole genome shotgun sequence genome includes a window with the following:
- the fance gene encoding Fanconi anemia group E protein, with the protein MRRRRRSKRRRNVSARARSICVTPGLVITCSAMLLSRLDGPVKLLVRALMCGASGASRALSVFRRQHRANPDVSLCGFIQTLCEDAVACDAGPLTVKPLVCLFPALFKQNLLSFIHLASPLLPQASVLHLLKCLSHDPHPNPWVTSLSRQLERSLGLFHEEPLYSSQCGERLQELSQRLRGFGASGGWTCFTEHTVESTAQGASGLLELSTQRKRKGDFDLDPDGEEMGQQSKRVKVEVCGGEPVEAEESGAREKEPELFEKNVCRSPAEELQPPIASTCDDLPEHIKVSVLHIKELLESQTEWEQSSTDMFKVLNDCDPAQVDLLCSTLRFSELPEHTLPILCSGVLALTPDLSFSTAATVIRSLLLEKVRSLSESASRCLVSTASSLCSRYPRPMCHALIGPVIEDVNIGNAQVELLKRLIEDCLDSYYRLLVFQMTLRVKWSEAMLSIIHSLLDSKPDLNEELFTQFIEHLASQGSQFTKSMKFAKMMLTVLTKYTSNVNTAHKHTLNGCLVLNETFLKKSLQSALKRVTNK; encoded by the exons ATGCG aagaagaagaagaagtaagcGAAGAAGAAATGTTAGCGCGCGAGCCCGGAGCATCTGTGTCACACCGGGACTGGTGATCACCTGTTCCGCTATGTTGCTGAGCCGCCTCGACGGCCCGGTGAAGCTGCTGGTCCGGGCCCTGATGTGCGGAGCCTCCGGTGCGTCCCGAGCTCTGAGCGTCTTCCGCCGGCAGCACCGAGCCAACCCCGACGTGTCGCTGTGTGGCTTCATACAAACACTCTGCGAGGACGCGGTCGCCTGTGACGCCGGCCCACTGACTGT CAAACCCTTGGTCTGCCTGTTTCCAGCGCTGTTTAAGCAGAACCTGCTGTCCTTCATCCACCTGGCCAGCCCTCTTCTTCCTCAAGCCTCTGTCCTTCACCTGCTAAAATGCCTCAGTCACGACCCTCATCCCAACCCCTGGGTCACCTCTCTGAGCAGACAGCTGGAGCGGAGCCTGGGGTTGTTCCACGAGGAGCCTCTGTACAGCTCTCAGTGTGGCGAGAGGCTCCAGGAGCTGTCGCAGCGTCTGCGTGGTTTTGGTGCCAGCGGAGGGTGGACGTGCTTCACCGAACACACGGTAGAATCCACAGCTCAGGGTGCGTCGGGTTTGCTAGAGTTGAGcacgcagaggaagaggaaaggtgATTTTGACTTGGACCCAGATGGAGAAGAAATGGGACAGCAGAGTAAGCGGGTGAAGGTAGAGGTCTGTGGTGGTGAGCCTGTTGAGGCGGAAGAAAGCGGCGCGCGTGAGAAGGAGCCGGAACTGTTCGAAAAAAACGTCTGCAGAAGTCCTGCAGAAGAGCTGCAGCCACCGATAGCCAGTACGTGTGATGATCTGCCTGAACACATAAAG GTCTCCGTTCTTCACATAAAAGAGTTATTGGAAAGCCAGACAGAG tgggagcagagcagcacagatatGTTCAAAGTGCTGAATGACTGTGACCCTGCCCAA GTGGACCTGTTGTGTAGCACACTCAGGTTTTCAGAATTACCAGAGCACACTCTGCCTATACTGTGCAGCGGCGTGTTGGCTCTCACTCCAGACCTCAGCTTCAGCACGGCAGCGACAGTCATCAGAAGCCTCCTGCTGGAGAAG GTCCGATCCCTCTCCGAATCGGCCTCCAGATGTCTGGTCAGCACAGCGTCGTCACTGTGTAGCCGCTATCCCAGGCCAATGTGCCACGCTCTAATTGGACCAGTTATAGAGGACGTGAACATAG gcAATGCACAGGTTGAGCTGCTGAAAAGACTAATAGAAGACTGCCTGGATTCCTACTACAGACTACTGGTGTTTCA AATGACACTGAGAGTTAAATGGAGTGAAGCCATGCTCTCTATTATCCACAGCTTGCTAGACTCCAAG CCTGACTTGAATGAAGAGCTTTTCACACAGTTTATTGAACATCTTGCCAGTCAGGGCTCTCAATTCACAAAGTCTATGAAGTTTGCAAAGATGATGCTGACAGTTCTCACTAAGTATACCAGCAAT GTAAatactgcacacaaacacaccttgaATGGCTGCCTGGTCTTAAATGAAACCTTCCTCAAAAAGTCTCTTCAATCTGCTTTGAAAAgagtcacaaacaaataa
- the rpl10a gene encoding 60S ribosomal protein L10a codes for MSKVSRDTLYEAVKEVLQGSKTKRRKFVESVELQISLKNYDPQKDKRFSGTVRLKTLPRPKFSVCVLGDQQHCDEAKAAEMPHMDIEALKKLNKNKKLVKKLAKKYDAFLASESLIKQIPRILGPGLNKAGKFPSLLTHNENLNTKVDEVKSTIKFQMKKVLCLAVAVGHVKMTEDELVYNIHLAVNFLVSLLKKNWQNVRALYIKSTMGKPQRLY; via the exons ATGAG TAAGGTCTCCAGGGACACACTATATGAAGCAGTGAAGGAGGTCCTTCAGGGCTCTAAGACCAAGCGAAGGAA GTTTGTTGagagtgtggagctgcagatCAGCTTGAAAAACTATGATCCCCAGAAGGATAAGCGTTTCTCCGGCACCGTCAG GCTGAAGACTCTGCCAAGGCCCAAGTTCTCTGTCTGCGTTCTGGGAgaccagcagcactgtgatgaGGCCAAAGCTGCTGAAATGCCACACATGGACATTGAGGCTCTCAAGAagctcaacaaaaacaaaaagcttgtcAAGAAGCTGG CCAAGAAGTATGATGCCTTCCTGGCTTCAGAGTCTCTGATCAAGCAGATTCCTCGTATCCTGGGTCCTGGGCTTAACAAGGCTGGCAAATTCCCCTCTCTGCTCACTCACAACGAGAACCTGAACACCAAGGTGGACGAAGTCAAATCCACCATCAAATTCCAAATGAAGAAG GTGCTGTGTCTGGCCGTGGCTGTGGGACATGTCAAGATGACTGAGGATGAGCTTGTCTACAACATCCACCTCGCTGTCAACTTCTTGGTGTCTTTGCTGAAGAAGAACTGGCAGAATGTGCGTGCCCTCTACATCAAGAGCACCATGGGCAAACCTCAGCGCCTCTATTAA
- the si:ch211-163l21.11 gene encoding inositol 1,4,5-triphosphate receptor associated 2 isoform X3: protein MSTEPDADADGLSVMPCSEGSEEEASEEELPITSWNELSIIERVGLSRYNSEEMSEKDLESAFSQIALAFRSDQYTLKQRLQAEEHARNLAEENIQLELTRGRETLETLKGLCLDSKRSKILQRLQLSLDILSGTVERISNTAEVLGAVHQEARVSRAVELMVAHVENLKRRLDRSAAALTDAKTLLQQQESSSHGADPGTSSGSEVTEEKAKGLAQNSLRRRVSIIIISSHTQDKKKSDGTKEEGSPIKSPGACTPSPPSPEPSGSADDRTLDPEETSDPPEAAAQLPAVTSPSHGNTERLSSGKKCKDKTPNKSPNKKSDVDKKKNPPRTPANACGSLWRRRPLLQWLHCCRWLLLGVYLLIVLAAVTLICYLWKPSDEALKL from the exons ATGAGCACTGAG CCTGATGCAGACGCCGACGGCCTGTCCGTCATGCCGTGCAGTGAGGGCAGTGAGGAAG AGGCGAGTGAAGAGGAGCTGCCCATCACAAGCTGGAATGAGCTGTCCATCATAGAGCGCGTCGGTCTCAGCAGGTACAACAG CGAGGAGATGTCAGAAAAAGACTTGGAG TCGGCCTTCTCCCAGATCGCCCTGGCCTTCCGCTCCGACCAGTACACCctgaagcagaggctgcaggcGGAGGAGCACGCCCGCAACCTGGCCGAGGAGAACATCCAGCTGGAGCTGACCAGAGGACGCGAGACCCTGGAG ACACTGAAGGGCCTGTGTTTGGACAGCAAGCGCAGTAAGatcctgcagaggctgcagctgtccCTGGACATCCTCAGTGGGACTGTGGAGCGGATTTCCAACACGGCCGAGGTGCTCGGGGCCGTGCACCAG GAGGCCCGGGTGAGTCGGGCGGTGGAGCTCATGGTGGCTCACGTTGAGAACCTGAAGCGGCGACTTGACCGTAGCGCGGCGGCGCTGACGGACGCcaagacgctgctgcagcagcaggagtccAGCAGCCACGGCGCCGACCCGGGGACGTCGTCAG GGTcggaggtgacggaggagaaggcCAAAGGCCTCGCCCAG AACTCACTTCGTCGTCGGGTCAGTATTATAATCATTTCCAGTCACACCCAG gacAAGAAGAAATCAGACGGCACAAAAGAGGAAGGGTCGCCCATCAAGTCCCCCGGAGCCTGCACGCCGTCGCCCCCGAGCCCTGAGCCCAGCGGCTCAGCTGACGACAG GACACTTGATCCAGAGGAAACGTCGGATCCTCCAGAAGCAGCTGCGCAGCTTCCCGCTGTCACTAGTCCCTCACACGGCAACACAGAGCGACTCTCATCAGGCAAAAAGTGCAAAGACAAGACACCAAACAAAAG CCCTAATAAAAAGTCAGACGTGGATAAAAAGAAGAACCCTCCGAGGACGCCGGCGAACGC GTGCGGCTCTTTGTGGAGACGACGTCCTCTGCTCCAGTGGCTGCACTGCTGCCGCTGGCTGCTGCTCGGCGTCTACCTGCTCATCGTTCTGGCCGCTGTCACACTGATCTGCTATTTGTGGAAGCCTAGTGATGAAGCGCTCAAGCTTTGA
- the si:ch211-163l21.11 gene encoding inositol 1,4,5-triphosphate receptor associated 2 isoform X1: protein MFLNLFQPDADADGLSVMPCSEGSEEEASEEELPITSWNELSIIERVGLSRYNSEEMSEKDLESAFSQIALAFRSDQYTLKQRLQAEEHARNLAEENIQLELTRGRETLETLKGLCLDSKRSKILQRLQLSLDILSGTVERISNTAEVLGAVHQEARVSRAVELMVAHVENLKRRLDRSAAALTDAKTLLQQQESSSHGADPGTSSGSEVTEEKAKGLAQNSLRRRVSIIIISSHTQDKKKSDGTKEEGSPIKSPGACTPSPPSPEPSGSADDRTLDPEETSDPPEAAAQLPAVTSPSHGNTERLSSGKKCKDKTPNKSPNKKSDVDKKKNPPRTPANACGSLWRRRPLLQWLHCCRWLLLGVYLLIVLAAVTLICYLWKPSDEALKL, encoded by the exons ATGTTTCTGAACCTCTTTCAGCCTGATGCAGACGCCGACGGCCTGTCCGTCATGCCGTGCAGTGAGGGCAGTGAGGAAG AGGCGAGTGAAGAGGAGCTGCCCATCACAAGCTGGAATGAGCTGTCCATCATAGAGCGCGTCGGTCTCAGCAGGTACAACAG CGAGGAGATGTCAGAAAAAGACTTGGAG TCGGCCTTCTCCCAGATCGCCCTGGCCTTCCGCTCCGACCAGTACACCctgaagcagaggctgcaggcGGAGGAGCACGCCCGCAACCTGGCCGAGGAGAACATCCAGCTGGAGCTGACCAGAGGACGCGAGACCCTGGAG ACACTGAAGGGCCTGTGTTTGGACAGCAAGCGCAGTAAGatcctgcagaggctgcagctgtccCTGGACATCCTCAGTGGGACTGTGGAGCGGATTTCCAACACGGCCGAGGTGCTCGGGGCCGTGCACCAG GAGGCCCGGGTGAGTCGGGCGGTGGAGCTCATGGTGGCTCACGTTGAGAACCTGAAGCGGCGACTTGACCGTAGCGCGGCGGCGCTGACGGACGCcaagacgctgctgcagcagcaggagtccAGCAGCCACGGCGCCGACCCGGGGACGTCGTCAG GGTcggaggtgacggaggagaaggcCAAAGGCCTCGCCCAG AACTCACTTCGTCGTCGGGTCAGTATTATAATCATTTCCAGTCACACCCAG gacAAGAAGAAATCAGACGGCACAAAAGAGGAAGGGTCGCCCATCAAGTCCCCCGGAGCCTGCACGCCGTCGCCCCCGAGCCCTGAGCCCAGCGGCTCAGCTGACGACAG GACACTTGATCCAGAGGAAACGTCGGATCCTCCAGAAGCAGCTGCGCAGCTTCCCGCTGTCACTAGTCCCTCACACGGCAACACAGAGCGACTCTCATCAGGCAAAAAGTGCAAAGACAAGACACCAAACAAAAG CCCTAATAAAAAGTCAGACGTGGATAAAAAGAAGAACCCTCCGAGGACGCCGGCGAACGC GTGCGGCTCTTTGTGGAGACGACGTCCTCTGCTCCAGTGGCTGCACTGCTGCCGCTGGCTGCTGCTCGGCGTCTACCTGCTCATCGTTCTGGCCGCTGTCACACTGATCTGCTATTTGTGGAAGCCTAGTGATGAAGCGCTCAAGCTTTGA
- the si:ch211-163l21.11 gene encoding inositol 1,4,5-triphosphate receptor associated 1 isoform X4, which yields MFLNLFQPDADADGLSVMPCSEGSEEEASEEELPITSWNELSIIERVGLSRYNSEEMSEKDLESAFSQIALAFRSDQYTLKQRLQAEEHARNLAEENIQLELTRGRETLETLKGLCLDSKRSKILQRLQLSLDILSGTVERISNTAEVLGAVHQEARVSRAVELMVAHVENLKRRLDRSAAALTDAKTLLQQQESSSHGADPGTSSGSEVTEEKAKGLAQNSLRRRDKKKSDGTKEEGSPIKSPGACTPSPPSPEPSGSADDRTLDPEETSDPPEAAAQLPAVTSPSHGNTERLSSGKKCKDKTPNKSPNKKSDVDKKKNPPRTPANACGSLWRRRPLLQWLHCCRWLLLGVYLLIVLAAVTLICYLWKPSDEALKL from the exons ATGTTTCTGAACCTCTTTCAGCCTGATGCAGACGCCGACGGCCTGTCCGTCATGCCGTGCAGTGAGGGCAGTGAGGAAG AGGCGAGTGAAGAGGAGCTGCCCATCACAAGCTGGAATGAGCTGTCCATCATAGAGCGCGTCGGTCTCAGCAGGTACAACAG CGAGGAGATGTCAGAAAAAGACTTGGAG TCGGCCTTCTCCCAGATCGCCCTGGCCTTCCGCTCCGACCAGTACACCctgaagcagaggctgcaggcGGAGGAGCACGCCCGCAACCTGGCCGAGGAGAACATCCAGCTGGAGCTGACCAGAGGACGCGAGACCCTGGAG ACACTGAAGGGCCTGTGTTTGGACAGCAAGCGCAGTAAGatcctgcagaggctgcagctgtccCTGGACATCCTCAGTGGGACTGTGGAGCGGATTTCCAACACGGCCGAGGTGCTCGGGGCCGTGCACCAG GAGGCCCGGGTGAGTCGGGCGGTGGAGCTCATGGTGGCTCACGTTGAGAACCTGAAGCGGCGACTTGACCGTAGCGCGGCGGCGCTGACGGACGCcaagacgctgctgcagcagcaggagtccAGCAGCCACGGCGCCGACCCGGGGACGTCGTCAG GGTcggaggtgacggaggagaaggcCAAAGGCCTCGCCCAG AACTCACTTCGTCGTCGG gacAAGAAGAAATCAGACGGCACAAAAGAGGAAGGGTCGCCCATCAAGTCCCCCGGAGCCTGCACGCCGTCGCCCCCGAGCCCTGAGCCCAGCGGCTCAGCTGACGACAG GACACTTGATCCAGAGGAAACGTCGGATCCTCCAGAAGCAGCTGCGCAGCTTCCCGCTGTCACTAGTCCCTCACACGGCAACACAGAGCGACTCTCATCAGGCAAAAAGTGCAAAGACAAGACACCAAACAAAAG CCCTAATAAAAAGTCAGACGTGGATAAAAAGAAGAACCCTCCGAGGACGCCGGCGAACGC GTGCGGCTCTTTGTGGAGACGACGTCCTCTGCTCCAGTGGCTGCACTGCTGCCGCTGGCTGCTGCTCGGCGTCTACCTGCTCATCGTTCTGGCCGCTGTCACACTGATCTGCTATTTGTGGAAGCCTAGTGATGAAGCGCTCAAGCTTTGA
- the si:ch211-163l21.11 gene encoding inositol 1,4,5-triphosphate receptor associated 1 isoform X5 yields MFLNLFQPDADADGLSVMPCSEGSEEEASEEELPITSWNELSIIERVGLSRYNSEEMSEKDLESAFSQIALAFRSDQYTLKQRLQAEEHARNLAEENIQLELTRGRETLETLKGLCLDSKRSKILQRLQLSLDILSGTVERISNTAEVLGAVHQEARVSRAVELMVAHVENLKRRLDRSAAALTDAKTLLQQQESSSHGADPGTSSGSEVTEEKAKGLAQDKKKSDGTKEEGSPIKSPGACTPSPPSPEPSGSADDRTLDPEETSDPPEAAAQLPAVTSPSHGNTERLSSGKKCKDKTPNKSPNKKSDVDKKKNPPRTPANACGSLWRRRPLLQWLHCCRWLLLGVYLLIVLAAVTLICYLWKPSDEALKL; encoded by the exons ATGTTTCTGAACCTCTTTCAGCCTGATGCAGACGCCGACGGCCTGTCCGTCATGCCGTGCAGTGAGGGCAGTGAGGAAG AGGCGAGTGAAGAGGAGCTGCCCATCACAAGCTGGAATGAGCTGTCCATCATAGAGCGCGTCGGTCTCAGCAGGTACAACAG CGAGGAGATGTCAGAAAAAGACTTGGAG TCGGCCTTCTCCCAGATCGCCCTGGCCTTCCGCTCCGACCAGTACACCctgaagcagaggctgcaggcGGAGGAGCACGCCCGCAACCTGGCCGAGGAGAACATCCAGCTGGAGCTGACCAGAGGACGCGAGACCCTGGAG ACACTGAAGGGCCTGTGTTTGGACAGCAAGCGCAGTAAGatcctgcagaggctgcagctgtccCTGGACATCCTCAGTGGGACTGTGGAGCGGATTTCCAACACGGCCGAGGTGCTCGGGGCCGTGCACCAG GAGGCCCGGGTGAGTCGGGCGGTGGAGCTCATGGTGGCTCACGTTGAGAACCTGAAGCGGCGACTTGACCGTAGCGCGGCGGCGCTGACGGACGCcaagacgctgctgcagcagcaggagtccAGCAGCCACGGCGCCGACCCGGGGACGTCGTCAG GGTcggaggtgacggaggagaaggcCAAAGGCCTCGCCCAG gacAAGAAGAAATCAGACGGCACAAAAGAGGAAGGGTCGCCCATCAAGTCCCCCGGAGCCTGCACGCCGTCGCCCCCGAGCCCTGAGCCCAGCGGCTCAGCTGACGACAG GACACTTGATCCAGAGGAAACGTCGGATCCTCCAGAAGCAGCTGCGCAGCTTCCCGCTGTCACTAGTCCCTCACACGGCAACACAGAGCGACTCTCATCAGGCAAAAAGTGCAAAGACAAGACACCAAACAAAAG CCCTAATAAAAAGTCAGACGTGGATAAAAAGAAGAACCCTCCGAGGACGCCGGCGAACGC GTGCGGCTCTTTGTGGAGACGACGTCCTCTGCTCCAGTGGCTGCACTGCTGCCGCTGGCTGCTGCTCGGCGTCTACCTGCTCATCGTTCTGGCCGCTGTCACACTGATCTGCTATTTGTGGAAGCCTAGTGATGAAGCGCTCAAGCTTTGA
- the si:ch211-163l21.11 gene encoding inositol 1,4,5-triphosphate receptor associated 2 isoform X2 translates to MFLNLFQPDADADGLSVMPCSEGSEEEASEEELPITSWNELSIIERVGLSSEEMSEKDLESAFSQIALAFRSDQYTLKQRLQAEEHARNLAEENIQLELTRGRETLETLKGLCLDSKRSKILQRLQLSLDILSGTVERISNTAEVLGAVHQEARVSRAVELMVAHVENLKRRLDRSAAALTDAKTLLQQQESSSHGADPGTSSGSEVTEEKAKGLAQNSLRRRVSIIIISSHTQDKKKSDGTKEEGSPIKSPGACTPSPPSPEPSGSADDRTLDPEETSDPPEAAAQLPAVTSPSHGNTERLSSGKKCKDKTPNKSPNKKSDVDKKKNPPRTPANACGSLWRRRPLLQWLHCCRWLLLGVYLLIVLAAVTLICYLWKPSDEALKL, encoded by the exons ATGTTTCTGAACCTCTTTCAGCCTGATGCAGACGCCGACGGCCTGTCCGTCATGCCGTGCAGTGAGGGCAGTGAGGAAG AGGCGAGTGAAGAGGAGCTGCCCATCACAAGCTGGAATGAGCTGTCCATCATAGAGCGCGTCGGTCTCAGCAG CGAGGAGATGTCAGAAAAAGACTTGGAG TCGGCCTTCTCCCAGATCGCCCTGGCCTTCCGCTCCGACCAGTACACCctgaagcagaggctgcaggcGGAGGAGCACGCCCGCAACCTGGCCGAGGAGAACATCCAGCTGGAGCTGACCAGAGGACGCGAGACCCTGGAG ACACTGAAGGGCCTGTGTTTGGACAGCAAGCGCAGTAAGatcctgcagaggctgcagctgtccCTGGACATCCTCAGTGGGACTGTGGAGCGGATTTCCAACACGGCCGAGGTGCTCGGGGCCGTGCACCAG GAGGCCCGGGTGAGTCGGGCGGTGGAGCTCATGGTGGCTCACGTTGAGAACCTGAAGCGGCGACTTGACCGTAGCGCGGCGGCGCTGACGGACGCcaagacgctgctgcagcagcaggagtccAGCAGCCACGGCGCCGACCCGGGGACGTCGTCAG GGTcggaggtgacggaggagaaggcCAAAGGCCTCGCCCAG AACTCACTTCGTCGTCGGGTCAGTATTATAATCATTTCCAGTCACACCCAG gacAAGAAGAAATCAGACGGCACAAAAGAGGAAGGGTCGCCCATCAAGTCCCCCGGAGCCTGCACGCCGTCGCCCCCGAGCCCTGAGCCCAGCGGCTCAGCTGACGACAG GACACTTGATCCAGAGGAAACGTCGGATCCTCCAGAAGCAGCTGCGCAGCTTCCCGCTGTCACTAGTCCCTCACACGGCAACACAGAGCGACTCTCATCAGGCAAAAAGTGCAAAGACAAGACACCAAACAAAAG CCCTAATAAAAAGTCAGACGTGGATAAAAAGAAGAACCCTCCGAGGACGCCGGCGAACGC GTGCGGCTCTTTGTGGAGACGACGTCCTCTGCTCCAGTGGCTGCACTGCTGCCGCTGGCTGCTGCTCGGCGTCTACCTGCTCATCGTTCTGGCCGCTGTCACACTGATCTGCTATTTGTGGAAGCCTAGTGATGAAGCGCTCAAGCTTTGA
- the inavaa gene encoding innate immunity activator protein has product MTATESKEDISDNDSGIILHSGPDSPTSPVKDPTTHTRALKLKHQSLEERLELCLLELRKLCIREAELTGTMPPDFPLMPDETLPRVRRRIGASFKLDEGLIHLDQQDSELHALETDLALQRQIYEAARRLSREGNLSKPQKKSRLRQCKREEEKVRDLQEAVFQQRIKSGCNSPCVGVGVPRDQHRDVSDDSSLSDVAALDDDVDTPGPLSPPPLGPSHSDPIQLSAKTQQPLGQISVGYERCPIQNAPWAESNLDQPYDKASRLPSARSSRSSSPAAAQAPTESSRIPLTQFVRNSTLRHSHSTSAPSTPELHIRRQYTQSFRLPKSRLTADKERPGPDAHSPLRPRVSSSEDSGSEHSSSSCMGCGDGPAGTPRMCPPPYGFHLGAQKAGAQRTPSRPQPGPAHARAAAGHVDLDPGRHPPPPQRQRQEGALSPRRILRPPPPYTRLARTPSLKEYPSHAVRPMPREAVSEELRSWHQRNQQQKAGAPGGTSPTSPHLPPFKQGSGNVILQRAADGTPLQWFVAEDAEIVSQV; this is encoded by the exons ATGACGGCCACTGAGAGCAAGGAGGACATCAGCGACAACGACAGTGGGATCATCCTCCACTCTG GTCCGGACAGCCCCACGTCCCCTGTGAAAGACCCGACCACCCACACCAGAGCCCTGAAGCTGAAGCACCAGTCCCTGGAGGAGCGTCTGGAGCTGTGCCTGCTGGAGCTCAGGAAGCTGTGCATCAGGGAGGCC GAGCTCACTGGCACGATGCCCCCAGACTTCCCTCTGATGCCTGATGAGACGCTCCCTCGGGTCAGAAGGAGGATCGGAGCCTCCTTCAAGCTGGACGAGGGTCTGATCCACCTGGATCAACAG GACTCAGAGCTGCACGCGCTGGAGACCGACCTGGCTCTGCAGCGGCAGATTTACGAGGCGGCGCGACGGCTCTCCCGGGAAGGCAACCTCAGTAAACCGCAGAAGAAGAGTCGGCTGCGGCAGTGCaagcgggaggaggagaaggtgcgGGACCTGCAGGAGGCCGTGTTCCAGCAGAGGATCAAGAGCGGCTGCAACTCGCCGTGCGTCGGCGTCGGCGTCCCCAGAGACCAGCACAGAG ATGTGTCCGACGACAGCTCCCTGTCCGACGTGGCGGCTCTGGATGACG ATGTGGACACGCCTGGGCCCCTCTCCCCGCCGCCATTGGGCCCCTCACACTCAGACCCCATCCAGCTGTCAGCCAAGACCCAGCAGCCACTGGGCCAGATCAGTGTGGGATATGAGCGCTGTCCCATCCAGAACGCCCCGTGGGCCGAGTCCAATCTGGACCAGCCTTACGACAAGGCCTCGAGGCTCCCGTCTGCtcgcagcagcaggtccag CAGCCCGGCAGCCGCGCAGGCGCCCACGGAGAGCAGCAGGATCCCCctcacccagtttgtgaggaACTCCACGCTGCGCCACAGCCACTCCACCAGCGCCCCCTCCACCCCGGAGCTGCACATCCGCCGCCAGTACACGCAGTCCTTCAG ACTCCCTAAAAGCAGGCTGACCGCCGACAAGGAGCGGCCCGGCCCCGACGCGCACTCCCCCCTGCGCCCGCGCGTGTCCAGCTCCGAGGACAGCGGCTCCGAgcactcgtcctcctcctgcatgGGCTGCGGGGACGGCCCCGCCGGGACCCCCAGGATGTGCCCGCCGCCTTACGGCTTCCACCTTGGAGCCCAGAAGGCAGGAGCGCAGAGGACCCCCAGCCGGCCTCAGCCCGGCCCCGCCCACGCCAGGGCCGCGGCGGGCCATGTGGACCTGGACCCGGGCAGGCACCCCCCGCCTCCGCAGAGACAGCGGCAGGAGGGGGCGCTGTCCCCGAGGAGAATCctgaggccgccgccgccgtacACCCGGCTGGCGCGCACGCCGTCGCTGAAGGAGTACCCGAGCCACGCCGTGCGGCCGATGCCCCGGGAGGCGGTGTCGGAGGAGCTGAGGTCCTGgcaccagaggaaccagcagcagaaggcGGGCGCCCCGGGCGGGACCAGTCCCACCTCGCCGCATCTGCCTCCATTCAAACAG GGCTCGGGGAATGTGATTCTGCAGAGGGCTGCGGACGGGACTCCACTCCAGTGGTTCGTGGCGGAGGATGCTGAAATAGTGAGCCAGGTTTAG